In the Silene latifolia isolate original U9 population chromosome 1, ASM4854445v1, whole genome shotgun sequence genome, TCACAATCGGTCAAAAAAACCGTATTCTCATCTGATCCTATTACTTCCCTCATACATTTTAGAGCCCAATTATATGCCGTTTTTTTCTCGTTTTGCAAGAGTGCAAAGAACATAGAGAAGTTTTTACCAACTGGTGTAACACCTATAACTTCTAGCAATGGCATCTTATACGTATTAGTGTTATAAGTAGTATCAGCAATACATACAAATGGATAAAGTTTCAGAAGCTTGACTGAATTGGGATGTATAAATAGAACATTTGTCAGCACTCTAGTATCTTTTTTTCCCGGGAATTGTGTCATGAAAAGTTCGATATCCATGATCATCAGCAAGTTTAAGCAATTGTTCAGCAGTTGTGCGATCTCCTCTACAGTTTTTTTTCTCTCTTGCATGAACATTGTACACTTGTTTGGAAGTGACATTTATATCCTTCTTTCTCAACTCAATTAGTATGTTAGCCACCGAAATTTTACTTGCTGTCATGGACAAAATAAACTCCTTCGTCTCAGCAGTCAAAACATTATCCTTTACTCCAATGAAGTGGTTGTGAAATCCATTATGTACATCTAACCTCCATGTGCCGTCAACTTGTCCAACCGCCTTGAgtttaaaagggcaccaacattTTTTAGTCCCCGTATACGACTTCGTGGAGGGAACATCAAAATTCCCTCGAAATTGATAAGGTCCAGACTTGTCACACTTAAGCCAATGCACACCATAACCACGACGTGGGTGATAAGTATCTAGCCGCACGTGTATATCATGCAAAAGTCCAATTTTTCTAACTTGCGCTATCAATTCATCGTGACTCTTGAAATTTTTTCCGCCATTGAAAATGTGTCCAGTATCTATCATTTTTGAAGGAAATTCCTCATACTCATCCGACT is a window encoding:
- the LOC141643440 gene encoding uncharacterized protein LOC141643440, encoding MIDTGHIFNGGKNFKSHDELIAQVRKIGLLHDIHVRLDTYHPRRGYGVHWLKCDKSGPYQFRGNFDVPSTKSYTGTKKCWCPFKLKAVGQVDGTWRLDVHNGFHNHFIGVKDNVLTAETKEFILSMTASKISVANILIELRKKDINVTSKQVYNVHAREKKNCRGDRTTAEQLLKLADDHGYRTFHDTIPGKKRY